One genomic region from Macaca mulatta isolate MMU2019108-1 chromosome 20, T2T-MMU8v2.0, whole genome shotgun sequence encodes:
- the DEF8 gene encoding differentially expressed in FDCP 8 homolog isoform X13, which produces MEYDEKLARFRQAHLNPFNKQSGPRQHEQGPGEEAPDITPEEALPELPPGEPEFRCPERVMDLGLSEDHFSRPVLRQAIEECKQVILELPEQSEKQKDAVVRLIHLRLKLQELKDPNEDEPNIRVLLEHRFYKEKSKSVKQTCDKCNTIIWGLIQTWYTCTGCYYRCHSKCLNLISKPCVSSKVSHQAEYELNICPETGLDSQDYRCAECRAPISLRGVPSEARQCDYTGQYYCSHCHWNDLAVIPARVVHNWDFEPRKVSRCSMRYLALMVSRPVLRLREINPLLFNYVEELVEIRKLRQDILLMKPYFITCREAMEARLLLQDLLDVHAGRLGCSLTEIHTLFAKHIKLDCERCQAKGFVCELCREGDVLFPFDSHTSVCTDCSAVFHRDCYYDNSTTCPKCARLSLRKQSLFQEPGPDVEA; this is translated from the exons ATGGAATATGATGAGAAGCTGGCCCGGTTCCGGCAGGCACACCTCAACCCCTTCAACAAGCAGTCTGGGCCAAGACAGCATGAGCAGGGCCCTGGGGAGGAGGCCCCGGACATCACTCCTGAAG AGGCCCTGCCTGAGCTGCCCCCTGGGGAGCCAGAGTTCCGCTGCCCTGAACGCGTGATGGATCTCGGCCTGTCTGAGGACCACTTCTCCCGCCCTGTG CTGCGGCAGGCGATCGAGGAGTGCAAGCAGGTGATTCTGGAGCTGCCCGAGCAGTCTGAGAAGCAGAAGGATGCCGTGGTGCGTCTCATCCACCTCCGGCTGAAGCTCCAGGAGCTGAAG GACCCCAATGAGGATGAGCCAAACATCCGAGTGCTCCTTGAGCACCGCTTCTACAAGGAGAAGAGCAAGAGCGTCAAGCAGACCTGTGACAAGTGTAACACCATCATCTGGGGGCTCATCCAGACCTGGTACACCTGCACAG GGTGTTATTACCGCTGTCACAGCAAGTGCTTGAACCTCATCTCCAAACCCTGTGTGAGCTCCAAAGTCAGCCACCAAGCGGAATACGAACTGAACATCTGTCCTGAGACAGGGCTGGACAGCCAGGATTACCGCTGTGCCGAGTGCCGGGCACCCATCTCTCTGC GGGGTGTGCCCAGTGAGGCCAGGCAGTGTGACTACACCGGCCAGTACTACTGCAGCCACTGCCACTGGAACGACCTGGCTGTCATCCCTGCACGCGTGGTGCACAACTGGGACTTTGAGCCTCGAAAG GTATCTCGCTGCAGCATGCGCTACCTGGCGCTGATGGTGTCTCGGCCCGTGCTCAGGCTCCGGGAGATCAACCCTCTGCTGTTCAACTACGTGGAGGAGCTGGTGGAGATTCGC AAGCTGCGCCAGGACATCCTGCTCATGAAGCCGTACTTCATCACATGCAGGGAGGCCATGGAGGCTCGCCTGTTGCTGCAG GACCTCCTGGACGTGCATGCCGGCCGTCTGGGCTGCTCGCTCACCGAGATCCACACGCTCTTCGCCAAGCACATCAAGCTGGACTGCGAG CGGTGCCAGGCCAAGGGCTTTGTGTGTGAGCTCTGCAGAGAGGGCGACGTGCTGTTCCCGTTCGACAGCCACACGTCTGTGTGCACTGACTGCTCTGCCGTCTTCCACAG GGACTGCTACTACGACAACTCCACCACGTGCCCCAAGTGTGCCCGGCTCAGCCTGAGGAAGCAGTCGCTCTTCCAGGAGCCAGGTCCTGACGTGGAGGCCTAG
- the DEF8 gene encoding differentially expressed in FDCP 8 homolog isoform X9 produces the protein MEYDEKLARFRQAHLNPFNKQSGPRQHEQGPGEEAPDITPEEALPELPPGEPEFRCPERVMDLGLSEDHFSRPVGLFLASDVQQLRQAIEECKQVILELPEQSEKQKDAVVRLIHLRLKLQELKDPNEDEPNIRVLLEHRFYKEKSKSVKQTCDKCNTIIWGLIQTWYTCTGCYYRCHSKCLNLISKPCVSSKVSHQAEYELNICPETGLDSQDYRCAECRAPISLRGVPSEARQCDYTGQYYCSHCHWNDLAVIPARVVHNWDFEPRKVSRCSMRYLALMVSRPVLRLREINPLLFNYVEELVEIRKLRQDILLMKPYFITCREAMEARLLLQDRQHFVENDEMYSVQDLLDVHAGRLGCSLTEIHTLFAKHIKLDCERCQAKGFVCELCREGDVLFPFDSHTSVCTDCSAVFHRDCYYDNSTTCPKCARLSLRKQSLFQEPGPDVEA, from the exons ATGGAATATGATGAGAAGCTGGCCCGGTTCCGGCAGGCACACCTCAACCCCTTCAACAAGCAGTCTGGGCCAAGACAGCATGAGCAGGGCCCTGGGGAGGAGGCCCCGGACATCACTCCTGAAG AGGCCCTGCCTGAGCTGCCCCCTGGGGAGCCAGAGTTCCGCTGCCCTGAACGCGTGATGGATCTCGGCCTGTCTGAGGACCACTTCTCCCGCCCTGTG GGTCTGTTCCTGGCCTCTGACGTCCAGCAGCTGCGGCAGGCGATCGAGGAGTGCAAGCAGGTGATTCTGGAGCTGCCCGAGCAGTCTGAGAAGCAGAAGGATGCCGTGGTGCGTCTCATCCACCTCCGGCTGAAGCTCCAGGAGCTGAAG GACCCCAATGAGGATGAGCCAAACATCCGAGTGCTCCTTGAGCACCGCTTCTACAAGGAGAAGAGCAAGAGCGTCAAGCAGACCTGTGACAAGTGTAACACCATCATCTGGGGGCTCATCCAGACCTGGTACACCTGCACAG GGTGTTATTACCGCTGTCACAGCAAGTGCTTGAACCTCATCTCCAAACCCTGTGTGAGCTCCAAAGTCAGCCACCAAGCGGAATACGAACTGAACATCTGTCCTGAGACAGGGCTGGACAGCCAGGATTACCGCTGTGCCGAGTGCCGGGCACCCATCTCTCTGC GGGGTGTGCCCAGTGAGGCCAGGCAGTGTGACTACACCGGCCAGTACTACTGCAGCCACTGCCACTGGAACGACCTGGCTGTCATCCCTGCACGCGTGGTGCACAACTGGGACTTTGAGCCTCGAAAG GTATCTCGCTGCAGCATGCGCTACCTGGCGCTGATGGTGTCTCGGCCCGTGCTCAGGCTCCGGGAGATCAACCCTCTGCTGTTCAACTACGTGGAGGAGCTGGTGGAGATTCGC AAGCTGCGCCAGGACATCCTGCTCATGAAGCCGTACTTCATCACATGCAGGGAGGCCATGGAGGCTCGCCTGTTGCTGCAG GATCGGCAGCATTTTGTGGAGAACGACGAGATGTACTCTGTCCAGGACCTCCTGGACGTGCATGCCGGCCGTCTGGGCTGCTCGCTCACCGAGATCCACACGCTCTTCGCCAAGCACATCAAGCTGGACTGCGAG CGGTGCCAGGCCAAGGGCTTTGTGTGTGAGCTCTGCAGAGAGGGCGACGTGCTGTTCCCGTTCGACAGCCACACGTCTGTGTGCACTGACTGCTCTGCCGTCTTCCACAG GGACTGCTACTACGACAACTCCACCACGTGCCCCAAGTGTGCCCGGCTCAGCCTGAGGAAGCAGTCGCTCTTCCAGGAGCCAGGTCCTGACGTGGAGGCCTAG
- the DEF8 gene encoding differentially expressed in FDCP 8 homolog isoform X15 gives MDLGLSEDHFSRPVGLFLASDVQQLRQAIEECKQVILELPEQSEKQKDAVVRLIHLRLKLQELKDPNEDEPNIRVLLEHRFYKEKSKSVKQTCDKCNTIIWGLIQTWYTCTGCYYRCHSKCLNLISKPCVSSKVSHQAEYELNICPETGLDSQDYRCAECRAPISLRGVPSEARQCDYTGQYYCSHCHWNDLAVIPARVVHNWDFEPRKVSRCSMRYLALMVSRPVLRLREINPLLFNYVEELVEIRKLRQDILLMKPYFITCREAMEARLLLQDLLDVHAGRLGCSLTEIHTLFAKHIKLDCERCQAKGFVCELCREGDVLFPFDSHTSVCTDCSAVFHRDCYYDNSTTCPKCARLSLRKQSLFQEPGPDVEA, from the exons ATGGATCTCGGCCTGTCTGAGGACCACTTCTCCCGCCCTGTG GGTCTGTTCCTGGCCTCTGACGTCCAGCAGCTGCGGCAGGCGATCGAGGAGTGCAAGCAGGTGATTCTGGAGCTGCCCGAGCAGTCTGAGAAGCAGAAGGATGCCGTGGTGCGTCTCATCCACCTCCGGCTGAAGCTCCAGGAGCTGAAG GACCCCAATGAGGATGAGCCAAACATCCGAGTGCTCCTTGAGCACCGCTTCTACAAGGAGAAGAGCAAGAGCGTCAAGCAGACCTGTGACAAGTGTAACACCATCATCTGGGGGCTCATCCAGACCTGGTACACCTGCACAG GGTGTTATTACCGCTGTCACAGCAAGTGCTTGAACCTCATCTCCAAACCCTGTGTGAGCTCCAAAGTCAGCCACCAAGCGGAATACGAACTGAACATCTGTCCTGAGACAGGGCTGGACAGCCAGGATTACCGCTGTGCCGAGTGCCGGGCACCCATCTCTCTGC GGGGTGTGCCCAGTGAGGCCAGGCAGTGTGACTACACCGGCCAGTACTACTGCAGCCACTGCCACTGGAACGACCTGGCTGTCATCCCTGCACGCGTGGTGCACAACTGGGACTTTGAGCCTCGAAAG GTATCTCGCTGCAGCATGCGCTACCTGGCGCTGATGGTGTCTCGGCCCGTGCTCAGGCTCCGGGAGATCAACCCTCTGCTGTTCAACTACGTGGAGGAGCTGGTGGAGATTCGC AAGCTGCGCCAGGACATCCTGCTCATGAAGCCGTACTTCATCACATGCAGGGAGGCCATGGAGGCTCGCCTGTTGCTGCAG GACCTCCTGGACGTGCATGCCGGCCGTCTGGGCTGCTCGCTCACCGAGATCCACACGCTCTTCGCCAAGCACATCAAGCTGGACTGCGAG CGGTGCCAGGCCAAGGGCTTTGTGTGTGAGCTCTGCAGAGAGGGCGACGTGCTGTTCCCGTTCGACAGCCACACGTCTGTGTGCACTGACTGCTCTGCCGTCTTCCACAG GGACTGCTACTACGACAACTCCACCACGTGCCCCAAGTGTGCCCGGCTCAGCCTGAGGAAGCAGTCGCTCTTCCAGGAGCCAGGTCCTGACGTGGAGGCCTAG
- the DEF8 gene encoding differentially expressed in FDCP 8 homolog isoform X12, whose amino-acid sequence MEYDEKLARFRQAHLNPFNKQSGPRQHEQGPGEEAPDITPEEALPELPPGEPEFRCPERVMDLGLSEDHFSRPVGLFLASDVQQLRQAIEECKQVILELPEQSEKQKDAVVRLIHLRLKLQELKDPNEDEPNIRVLLEHRFYKEKSKSVKQTCDKCNTIIWGLIQTWYTCTGCYYRCHSKCLNLISKPCVSSKVSHQAEYELNICPETGLDSQDYRCAECRAPISLRGVPSEARQCDYTGQYYCSHCHWNDLAVIPARVVHNWDFEPRKVSRCSMRYLALMVSRPVLRLREINPLLFNYVEELVEIRKLRQDILLMKPYFITCREAMEARLLLQDLLDVHAGRLGCSLTEIHTLFAKHIKLDCERCQAKGFVCELCREGDVLFPFDSHTSVCTDCSAVFHRDCYYDNSTTCPKCARLSLRKQSLFQEPGPDVEA is encoded by the exons ATGGAATATGATGAGAAGCTGGCCCGGTTCCGGCAGGCACACCTCAACCCCTTCAACAAGCAGTCTGGGCCAAGACAGCATGAGCAGGGCCCTGGGGAGGAGGCCCCGGACATCACTCCTGAAG AGGCCCTGCCTGAGCTGCCCCCTGGGGAGCCAGAGTTCCGCTGCCCTGAACGCGTGATGGATCTCGGCCTGTCTGAGGACCACTTCTCCCGCCCTGTG GGTCTGTTCCTGGCCTCTGACGTCCAGCAGCTGCGGCAGGCGATCGAGGAGTGCAAGCAGGTGATTCTGGAGCTGCCCGAGCAGTCTGAGAAGCAGAAGGATGCCGTGGTGCGTCTCATCCACCTCCGGCTGAAGCTCCAGGAGCTGAAG GACCCCAATGAGGATGAGCCAAACATCCGAGTGCTCCTTGAGCACCGCTTCTACAAGGAGAAGAGCAAGAGCGTCAAGCAGACCTGTGACAAGTGTAACACCATCATCTGGGGGCTCATCCAGACCTGGTACACCTGCACAG GGTGTTATTACCGCTGTCACAGCAAGTGCTTGAACCTCATCTCCAAACCCTGTGTGAGCTCCAAAGTCAGCCACCAAGCGGAATACGAACTGAACATCTGTCCTGAGACAGGGCTGGACAGCCAGGATTACCGCTGTGCCGAGTGCCGGGCACCCATCTCTCTGC GGGGTGTGCCCAGTGAGGCCAGGCAGTGTGACTACACCGGCCAGTACTACTGCAGCCACTGCCACTGGAACGACCTGGCTGTCATCCCTGCACGCGTGGTGCACAACTGGGACTTTGAGCCTCGAAAG GTATCTCGCTGCAGCATGCGCTACCTGGCGCTGATGGTGTCTCGGCCCGTGCTCAGGCTCCGGGAGATCAACCCTCTGCTGTTCAACTACGTGGAGGAGCTGGTGGAGATTCGC AAGCTGCGCCAGGACATCCTGCTCATGAAGCCGTACTTCATCACATGCAGGGAGGCCATGGAGGCTCGCCTGTTGCTGCAG GACCTCCTGGACGTGCATGCCGGCCGTCTGGGCTGCTCGCTCACCGAGATCCACACGCTCTTCGCCAAGCACATCAAGCTGGACTGCGAG CGGTGCCAGGCCAAGGGCTTTGTGTGTGAGCTCTGCAGAGAGGGCGACGTGCTGTTCCCGTTCGACAGCCACACGTCTGTGTGCACTGACTGCTCTGCCGTCTTCCACAG GGACTGCTACTACGACAACTCCACCACGTGCCCCAAGTGTGCCCGGCTCAGCCTGAGGAAGCAGTCGCTCTTCCAGGAGCCAGGTCCTGACGTGGAGGCCTAG
- the DEF8 gene encoding differentially expressed in FDCP 8 homolog isoform X14, with translation MDLGLSEDHFSRPVGLFLASDVQQLRQAIEECKQVILELPEQSEKQKDAVVRLIHLRLKLQELKDPNEDEPNIRVLLEHRFYKEKSKSVKQTCDKCNTIIWGLIQTWYTCTGCYYRCHSKCLNLISKPCVSSKVSHQAEYELNICPETGLDSQDYRCAECRAPISLRGVPSEARQCDYTGQYYCSHCHWNDLAVIPARVVHNWDFEPRKVSRCSMRYLALMVSRPVLRLREINPLLFNYVEELVEIRKLRQDILLMKPYFITCREAMEARLLLQLQDRQHFVENDEMYSVQDLLDVHAGRLGCSLTEIHTLFAKHIKLDCERCQAKGFVCELCREGDVLFPFDSHTSVCTDCSAVFHRDCYYDNSTTCPKCARLSLRKQSLFQEPGPDVEA, from the exons ATGGATCTCGGCCTGTCTGAGGACCACTTCTCCCGCCCTGTG GGTCTGTTCCTGGCCTCTGACGTCCAGCAGCTGCGGCAGGCGATCGAGGAGTGCAAGCAGGTGATTCTGGAGCTGCCCGAGCAGTCTGAGAAGCAGAAGGATGCCGTGGTGCGTCTCATCCACCTCCGGCTGAAGCTCCAGGAGCTGAAG GACCCCAATGAGGATGAGCCAAACATCCGAGTGCTCCTTGAGCACCGCTTCTACAAGGAGAAGAGCAAGAGCGTCAAGCAGACCTGTGACAAGTGTAACACCATCATCTGGGGGCTCATCCAGACCTGGTACACCTGCACAG GGTGTTATTACCGCTGTCACAGCAAGTGCTTGAACCTCATCTCCAAACCCTGTGTGAGCTCCAAAGTCAGCCACCAAGCGGAATACGAACTGAACATCTGTCCTGAGACAGGGCTGGACAGCCAGGATTACCGCTGTGCCGAGTGCCGGGCACCCATCTCTCTGC GGGGTGTGCCCAGTGAGGCCAGGCAGTGTGACTACACCGGCCAGTACTACTGCAGCCACTGCCACTGGAACGACCTGGCTGTCATCCCTGCACGCGTGGTGCACAACTGGGACTTTGAGCCTCGAAAG GTATCTCGCTGCAGCATGCGCTACCTGGCGCTGATGGTGTCTCGGCCCGTGCTCAGGCTCCGGGAGATCAACCCTCTGCTGTTCAACTACGTGGAGGAGCTGGTGGAGATTCGC AAGCTGCGCCAGGACATCCTGCTCATGAAGCCGTACTTCATCACATGCAGGGAGGCCATGGAGGCTCGCCTGTTGCTGCAG CTCCAGGATCGGCAGCATTTTGTGGAGAACGACGAGATGTACTCTGTCCAGGACCTCCTGGACGTGCATGCCGGCCGTCTGGGCTGCTCGCTCACCGAGATCCACACGCTCTTCGCCAAGCACATCAAGCTGGACTGCGAG CGGTGCCAGGCCAAGGGCTTTGTGTGTGAGCTCTGCAGAGAGGGCGACGTGCTGTTCCCGTTCGACAGCCACACGTCTGTGTGCACTGACTGCTCTGCCGTCTTCCACAG GGACTGCTACTACGACAACTCCACCACGTGCCCCAAGTGTGCCCGGCTCAGCCTGAGGAAGCAGTCGCTCTTCCAGGAGCCAGGTCCTGACGTGGAGGCCTAG
- the DEF8 gene encoding differentially expressed in FDCP 8 homolog isoform X3 yields the protein MEYDEKLARFRQAHLNPFNKQSGPRQHEQGPGEEAPDITPEEALPELPPGEPEFRCPERVMDLGLSEDHFSRPVGLFLASDVQQLRQAIEECKQVILELPEQSEKQKDAVVRLIHLRLKLQELKDPNEDEPNIRVLLEHRFYKEKSKSVKQTCDKCNTIIWGLIQTWYTCTGCYYRCHSKCLNLISKPCVSSKVSHQAEYELNICPETGLDSQDYRCAECRAPISLRGVPSEARQCDYTGQYYCSHCHWNDLAVIPARVVHNWDFEPRKVSRCSMRYLALMVSRPVLRLREINPLLFNYVEELVEIRKLRQDILLMKPYFITCREAMEARLLLQLQDRQHFVENDEMYSVQDLLDVHAGRLGCSLTEIHTLFAKHIKLDCERCQAKGFVCELCREGDVLFPFDSHTSVCTDCSAVFHRWVWPAPCTQGLGLCPILWGAAPWPPPQPVSAPRDCYYDNSTTCPKCARLSLRKQSLFQEPGPDVEA from the exons ATGGAATATGATGAGAAGCTGGCCCGGTTCCGGCAGGCACACCTCAACCCCTTCAACAAGCAGTCTGGGCCAAGACAGCATGAGCAGGGCCCTGGGGAGGAGGCCCCGGACATCACTCCTGAAG AGGCCCTGCCTGAGCTGCCCCCTGGGGAGCCAGAGTTCCGCTGCCCTGAACGCGTGATGGATCTCGGCCTGTCTGAGGACCACTTCTCCCGCCCTGTG GGTCTGTTCCTGGCCTCTGACGTCCAGCAGCTGCGGCAGGCGATCGAGGAGTGCAAGCAGGTGATTCTGGAGCTGCCCGAGCAGTCTGAGAAGCAGAAGGATGCCGTGGTGCGTCTCATCCACCTCCGGCTGAAGCTCCAGGAGCTGAAG GACCCCAATGAGGATGAGCCAAACATCCGAGTGCTCCTTGAGCACCGCTTCTACAAGGAGAAGAGCAAGAGCGTCAAGCAGACCTGTGACAAGTGTAACACCATCATCTGGGGGCTCATCCAGACCTGGTACACCTGCACAG GGTGTTATTACCGCTGTCACAGCAAGTGCTTGAACCTCATCTCCAAACCCTGTGTGAGCTCCAAAGTCAGCCACCAAGCGGAATACGAACTGAACATCTGTCCTGAGACAGGGCTGGACAGCCAGGATTACCGCTGTGCCGAGTGCCGGGCACCCATCTCTCTGC GGGGTGTGCCCAGTGAGGCCAGGCAGTGTGACTACACCGGCCAGTACTACTGCAGCCACTGCCACTGGAACGACCTGGCTGTCATCCCTGCACGCGTGGTGCACAACTGGGACTTTGAGCCTCGAAAG GTATCTCGCTGCAGCATGCGCTACCTGGCGCTGATGGTGTCTCGGCCCGTGCTCAGGCTCCGGGAGATCAACCCTCTGCTGTTCAACTACGTGGAGGAGCTGGTGGAGATTCGC AAGCTGCGCCAGGACATCCTGCTCATGAAGCCGTACTTCATCACATGCAGGGAGGCCATGGAGGCTCGCCTGTTGCTGCAG CTCCAGGATCGGCAGCATTTTGTGGAGAACGACGAGATGTACTCTGTCCAGGACCTCCTGGACGTGCATGCCGGCCGTCTGGGCTGCTCGCTCACCGAGATCCACACGCTCTTCGCCAAGCACATCAAGCTGGACTGCGAG CGGTGCCAGGCCAAGGGCTTTGTGTGTGAGCTCTGCAGAGAGGGCGACGTGCTGTTCCCGTTCGACAGCCACACGTCTGTGTGCACTGACTGCTCTGCCGTCTTCCACAGGTGGGTGTGGCCTGCGCCCTGCACTCAGGGGCTGGGGCTCTGCCCCATCCTCTGGGGAGCTGCCCCTTGGCCTCCG CCCCAACCTGTTTCTGCCCCCAGGGACTGCTACTACGACAACTCCACCACGTGCCCCAAGTGTGCCCGGCTCAGCCTGAGGAAGCAGTCGCTCTTCCAGGAGCCAGGTCCTGACGTGGAGGCCTAG
- the DEF8 gene encoding differentially expressed in FDCP 8 homolog isoform X11 encodes MEYDEKLARFRQAHLNPFNKQSGPRQHEQGPGEEAPDITPEEALPELPPGEPEFRCPERVMDLGLSEDHFSRPVLRQAIEECKQVILELPEQSEKQKDAVVRLIHLRLKLQELKDPNEDEPNIRVLLEHRFYKEKSKSVKQTCDKCNTIIWGLIQTWYTCTGCYYRCHSKCLNLISKPCVSSKVSHQAEYELNICPETGLDSQDYRCAECRAPISLRGVPSEARQCDYTGQYYCSHCHWNDLAVIPARVVHNWDFEPRKVSRCSMRYLALMVSRPVLRLREINPLLFNYVEELVEIRKLRQDILLMKPYFITCREAMEARLLLQLQDRQHFVENDEMYSVQDLLDVHAGRLGCSLTEIHTLFAKHIKLDCERCQAKGFVCELCREGDVLFPFDSHTSVCTDCSAVFHRDCYYDNSTTCPKCARLSLRKQSLFQEPGPDVEA; translated from the exons ATGGAATATGATGAGAAGCTGGCCCGGTTCCGGCAGGCACACCTCAACCCCTTCAACAAGCAGTCTGGGCCAAGACAGCATGAGCAGGGCCCTGGGGAGGAGGCCCCGGACATCACTCCTGAAG AGGCCCTGCCTGAGCTGCCCCCTGGGGAGCCAGAGTTCCGCTGCCCTGAACGCGTGATGGATCTCGGCCTGTCTGAGGACCACTTCTCCCGCCCTGTG CTGCGGCAGGCGATCGAGGAGTGCAAGCAGGTGATTCTGGAGCTGCCCGAGCAGTCTGAGAAGCAGAAGGATGCCGTGGTGCGTCTCATCCACCTCCGGCTGAAGCTCCAGGAGCTGAAG GACCCCAATGAGGATGAGCCAAACATCCGAGTGCTCCTTGAGCACCGCTTCTACAAGGAGAAGAGCAAGAGCGTCAAGCAGACCTGTGACAAGTGTAACACCATCATCTGGGGGCTCATCCAGACCTGGTACACCTGCACAG GGTGTTATTACCGCTGTCACAGCAAGTGCTTGAACCTCATCTCCAAACCCTGTGTGAGCTCCAAAGTCAGCCACCAAGCGGAATACGAACTGAACATCTGTCCTGAGACAGGGCTGGACAGCCAGGATTACCGCTGTGCCGAGTGCCGGGCACCCATCTCTCTGC GGGGTGTGCCCAGTGAGGCCAGGCAGTGTGACTACACCGGCCAGTACTACTGCAGCCACTGCCACTGGAACGACCTGGCTGTCATCCCTGCACGCGTGGTGCACAACTGGGACTTTGAGCCTCGAAAG GTATCTCGCTGCAGCATGCGCTACCTGGCGCTGATGGTGTCTCGGCCCGTGCTCAGGCTCCGGGAGATCAACCCTCTGCTGTTCAACTACGTGGAGGAGCTGGTGGAGATTCGC AAGCTGCGCCAGGACATCCTGCTCATGAAGCCGTACTTCATCACATGCAGGGAGGCCATGGAGGCTCGCCTGTTGCTGCAG CTCCAGGATCGGCAGCATTTTGTGGAGAACGACGAGATGTACTCTGTCCAGGACCTCCTGGACGTGCATGCCGGCCGTCTGGGCTGCTCGCTCACCGAGATCCACACGCTCTTCGCCAAGCACATCAAGCTGGACTGCGAG CGGTGCCAGGCCAAGGGCTTTGTGTGTGAGCTCTGCAGAGAGGGCGACGTGCTGTTCCCGTTCGACAGCCACACGTCTGTGTGCACTGACTGCTCTGCCGTCTTCCACAG GGACTGCTACTACGACAACTCCACCACGTGCCCCAAGTGTGCCCGGCTCAGCCTGAGGAAGCAGTCGCTCTTCCAGGAGCCAGGTCCTGACGTGGAGGCCTAG
- the DEF8 gene encoding differentially expressed in FDCP 8 homolog isoform X16 yields MEYDEKLLPPGEPEFRCPERVMDLGLSEDHFSRPVGLFLASDVQQLRQAIEECKQVILELPEQSEKQKDAVVRLIHLRLKLQELKDPNEDEPNIRVLLEHRFYKEKSKSVKQTCDKCNTIIWGLIQTWYTCTGCYYRCHSKCLNLISKPCVSSKVSHQAEYELNICPETGLDSQDYRCAECRAPISLRGVPSEARQCDYTGQYYCSHCHWNDLAVIPARVVHNWDFEPRKVSRCSMRYLALMVSRPVLRLREINPLLFNYVEELVEIRKLRQDILLMKPYFITCREAMEARLLLQLQDRQHFVENDEMYSVQDLLDVHAGRLGCSLTEIHTLFAKHIKLDCERCQAKGFVCELCREGDVLFPFDSHTSVCTDCSAVFHRDCYYDNSTTCPKCARLSLRKQSLFQEPGPDVEA; encoded by the exons ATGGAATATGATGAGAAGCTG CTGCCCCCTGGGGAGCCAGAGTTCCGCTGCCCTGAACGCGTGATGGATCTCGGCCTGTCTGAGGACCACTTCTCCCGCCCTGTG GGTCTGTTCCTGGCCTCTGACGTCCAGCAGCTGCGGCAGGCGATCGAGGAGTGCAAGCAGGTGATTCTGGAGCTGCCCGAGCAGTCTGAGAAGCAGAAGGATGCCGTGGTGCGTCTCATCCACCTCCGGCTGAAGCTCCAGGAGCTGAAG GACCCCAATGAGGATGAGCCAAACATCCGAGTGCTCCTTGAGCACCGCTTCTACAAGGAGAAGAGCAAGAGCGTCAAGCAGACCTGTGACAAGTGTAACACCATCATCTGGGGGCTCATCCAGACCTGGTACACCTGCACAG GGTGTTATTACCGCTGTCACAGCAAGTGCTTGAACCTCATCTCCAAACCCTGTGTGAGCTCCAAAGTCAGCCACCAAGCGGAATACGAACTGAACATCTGTCCTGAGACAGGGCTGGACAGCCAGGATTACCGCTGTGCCGAGTGCCGGGCACCCATCTCTCTGC GGGGTGTGCCCAGTGAGGCCAGGCAGTGTGACTACACCGGCCAGTACTACTGCAGCCACTGCCACTGGAACGACCTGGCTGTCATCCCTGCACGCGTGGTGCACAACTGGGACTTTGAGCCTCGAAAG GTATCTCGCTGCAGCATGCGCTACCTGGCGCTGATGGTGTCTCGGCCCGTGCTCAGGCTCCGGGAGATCAACCCTCTGCTGTTCAACTACGTGGAGGAGCTGGTGGAGATTCGC AAGCTGCGCCAGGACATCCTGCTCATGAAGCCGTACTTCATCACATGCAGGGAGGCCATGGAGGCTCGCCTGTTGCTGCAG CTCCAGGATCGGCAGCATTTTGTGGAGAACGACGAGATGTACTCTGTCCAGGACCTCCTGGACGTGCATGCCGGCCGTCTGGGCTGCTCGCTCACCGAGATCCACACGCTCTTCGCCAAGCACATCAAGCTGGACTGCGAG CGGTGCCAGGCCAAGGGCTTTGTGTGTGAGCTCTGCAGAGAGGGCGACGTGCTGTTCCCGTTCGACAGCCACACGTCTGTGTGCACTGACTGCTCTGCCGTCTTCCACAG GGACTGCTACTACGACAACTCCACCACGTGCCCCAAGTGTGCCCGGCTCAGCCTGAGGAAGCAGTCGCTCTTCCAGGAGCCAGGTCCTGACGTGGAGGCCTAG